DNA from Parageobacillus thermoglucosidasius:
TCCACCTTGTCCCTGAACATCTAATACTTTCATTGCTTTCACTCCACCTTTGGTCCGTTTTTGTAGAGTGCTTTCAAACACCCGCTTCGTTCTTAATGCGATGGGCGGGAAATGCCAGTAGCTACTTCTTCGTCTGTACGGCGCATCATTTGTACAGATTGCCGTGTATCGATTTCGTTTTGTATCAATAGTTCCTGATATGCCAAGAAAGTTTGTTGCAATGCTTGCATGAGTTCATTCAGTCTTGTAACAACGTCTAGTGCATTTTCCCCACCAAGGGAAGATGGGAAAACCGGCTCCAGAGATTGCGTCGCTCTTTCCATATTGGTAATCGATCTTTCGACTTCCTCATATACGATTTTTATTTCACCGCTCATTTTGCTTACATCCTTTTCTTCATTAATTTTGCTGCTTGAGCATCTCGGCTTGCTTTGCTTCAAGATAAGCAATGGAACTTCGCAATTCGCTGATTTCGTTTTGCAGTTGGATAATCTTGTTTCGTAATGCTTGGAGTGTATCGTCAAATTGAACATGTTCTATCACGCGGTATTGCCACAGGATGCCTGAATCCCGGAGGGAATCCAATTGTTCCGCCCTATTTCCATGTCACGTCTTTGCCGTTAATTCCGGTTTTGTACATAAATGCTCTTGTTGAAAAAATTCGGACTGGCATTGGCGAAGCTGGCTTTCGCATGTCTGCCATCTCATTAACTGCCTTTCTTTTTCTCTTAAAAGAGCGTATAAGGAAGAAAGGCTCACTGGAAGGCACTCCTTCCTTTCTCCGTTTTAAAAAGAATGGGTGGTTTAAAAGAGGGGGATAATGCTATGTGGCATATCGTGAAGATAACTGTGTAAACAAATCCCTTTTTTAGATGTATTTTCCCTATTATTTTAGCAAAAAAATCTAACTTAAGCGAATAAAGATACAATTTTTGGAAAAATATTAATAATGCGCTAATACATTTTTACTAAAAACATCCAGAGGCGGTGCTTTCTTCAGTTAAAGGGGATATATCCAACAAAATCTGCCCGAGAAAACCGGGACATCCTTCCAAATCGCGCCATATTTCCTGCGCGGCGGAAAACGCCACCTTCTTCTCTTCATCCACTTCACACCGAATCCATTTCAAACGCATTGCTTTCCTTTTTTGCGTTGATCATTCATTTTTCCGTAAACCTCATCATATTTTTTCGCCAGCTCAAAATCGGCTTTGTAAGCCCTTTTGCCCGCCAAGAAGAAATTTTGCCGGTGATTTAACTTATAATTAATGGAAATGGACAGATAATGGTTTGCTTTTTCCGAAATCGCCGCACGAATCCGGTTCTTTGCAAATAGTCTTGAAAGCGGTATTTTTTTGCAATCCATCGTTCCTCCACCAGCTTCCCGCCTTCCATTCCGCGTAAAGGGGCTTGCACTTCTTCCTCTGTTAACCGCCATGACGATTTCCTCCTTGATTTTTGTATCAAAAACGGACGGACAACATCACATATCAGTGTGAAAATATAACTACATATCGCCAAAGCCTTTTACAAATCGGCAATATTATTTCGCGAATTTCGCCAATAATAGCAAAAGAAACAAAAATATAAGGCTTCTTTTCCTCTTTGTTCAGTCTTCTGATTTTGCAAGATCCTTTTAACATATTCGAGATTATCATCAGAAAAATTCCTTGCATTTGAAATAAAATCTAGCTTGTTTCCTACGAGGATTTGCATAGCTTTTGGCACTTTTTCTTCCCATTTGTCCAGCACTTATTCCAATAGCGATCGATCCATTTGGCTTGTCCTGGGCATGAAAAATTCCGCGAATCTCCCCTGTTTATCCTGTCAAAGATTTAAAATCCCTCTCGCAAGATGTAAGTACATGTTAGCAGTACTGACCGAAGCGCCTTTTTTCTTATTTTTCCATTTGTCGTTAAGTTTCCAGCAAATAAAATTTCTT
Protein-coding regions in this window:
- a CDS encoding DUF4937 domain-containing protein — translated: MRLKWIRCEVDEEKKVAFSAAQEIWRDLEGCPGFLGQILLDISPLTEESTASGCF
- a CDS encoding YwqI/YxiC family protein, coding for MSGEIKIVYEEVERSITNMERATQSLEPVFPSSLGGENALDVVTRLNELMQALQQTFLAYQELLIQNEIDTRQSVQMMRRTDEEVATGISRPSH